One window from the genome of Pandoraea fibrosis encodes:
- the cmk gene encoding (d)CMP kinase, translated as MPDLTVVDDSIPVITVDGPTASGKGTVAHRVADALGFHYLDSGALYRLTALASARHGIDPDDVGALSVLAETLDVRFRDERIWLAGEDVTDAIRAEAIGNRASSIAVHKAVRQALTALQRGFKTAPGLVADGRDMGTVIFPEAELKVFLTASPQARAERRYKQLIEKGFSANIDSLMLDLEARDARDRTRAEAPLRPAEGARVLDTSGLNVDQAVAQVLEWFAQVQYPQGA; from the coding sequence ATGCCTGATTTGACGGTAGTAGACGACTCGATTCCGGTCATTACGGTGGATGGCCCGACGGCGTCCGGCAAGGGCACGGTGGCGCATCGTGTCGCTGATGCGCTGGGCTTTCACTATCTCGACAGTGGGGCGCTCTATCGACTCACGGCGTTGGCGAGCGCTCGTCATGGCATCGATCCGGACGATGTCGGGGCGCTGTCGGTCCTTGCTGAAACGCTCGACGTTCGATTCAGGGATGAGCGTATCTGGCTGGCTGGCGAAGACGTGACCGACGCGATCCGGGCCGAGGCGATCGGCAACCGGGCCTCGAGCATCGCCGTGCACAAAGCGGTGCGGCAAGCGCTGACGGCGCTCCAGCGCGGGTTCAAGACCGCACCGGGCCTCGTCGCGGACGGCCGCGACATGGGAACGGTGATCTTCCCGGAGGCCGAATTGAAGGTGTTTTTGACGGCTTCGCCACAGGCCCGTGCCGAGAGGCGGTATAAGCAATTGATAGAAAAAGGTTTTTCTGCTAATATAGACAGTCTCATGCTGGACCTCGAGGCGCGTGATGCGCGGGATCGTACCCGTGCCGAAGCGCCGCTAAGACCGGCTGAGGGTGCGCGGGTACTCGACACATCGGGGCTCAACGTCGATCAGGCGGTGGCTCAGGTGCTCGAATGGTTCGCGCAGGTGCAGTACCCGCAAGGCGCCTGA
- a CDS encoding Nramp family divalent metal transporter has protein sequence MQSRDYPLASPEWVPPPDAQNPTPRRAQRWMGFAGAGTLIAVGYMDPGNWATAIAGGARYGYTLLCVVLLSSVMALLLQWLAARVGLVTGRDLAQLSRSQYSRRTSLALWALCEIAIIACDLAEIIGSAVALQLLFGLSLPVGVLLAGALAFAMLGLQGFGQRRLEGAVAALILLTAGCFAAQLALANPDWGAAAAGLRPRSDIVAQAGMLWLATGILGATVMPHNLYLHSALLRMRGEAMPERTPVTLRRALRTTQWDTTLSLGFAFLINAALLILAAAVFHASGNTSVESLGDAHKLLAPLLGNQWAGVMFAVALLACGLNSTVTATLAGQVTMEGFLNLRMKPWQRALVTRALALIPALLIVGHGGEAQTTNLLILSQVVLSLQLPFAVIPLVRFAGDAKLMGEWRVRGALLAVAWLIAGTIVTLNGILLWQTLTGQG, from the coding sequence ATGCAAAGCCGCGATTATCCCTTAGCCAGTCCCGAATGGGTCCCGCCACCCGACGCGCAAAACCCTACGCCGCGCCGAGCGCAGCGGTGGATGGGGTTCGCAGGGGCGGGCACCCTCATCGCCGTGGGGTATATGGATCCGGGCAACTGGGCCACGGCAATCGCCGGGGGCGCCCGATACGGATACACGCTGCTGTGCGTTGTGCTGCTCTCGAGCGTGATGGCGTTGTTGTTGCAATGGTTGGCGGCGCGTGTCGGTCTGGTCACCGGACGCGATCTCGCGCAACTCTCACGTAGCCAGTATAGCCGCCGGACTTCGCTGGCGTTATGGGCCCTGTGCGAGATTGCCATCATCGCCTGCGATCTTGCCGAAATCATCGGCAGTGCGGTCGCGCTGCAACTGCTGTTCGGCCTCTCTTTGCCAGTAGGCGTATTGCTTGCGGGCGCGCTCGCATTCGCCATGCTGGGGCTTCAAGGTTTCGGACAACGACGGCTTGAAGGCGCCGTTGCGGCATTGATTCTGCTCACTGCGGGCTGCTTCGCCGCACAACTGGCGCTGGCCAACCCGGACTGGGGGGCCGCTGCCGCGGGCCTGCGCCCGCGCAGTGACATCGTGGCGCAAGCGGGCATGCTCTGGCTGGCGACCGGCATTCTCGGCGCGACGGTGATGCCTCACAACCTGTATCTGCACTCGGCCCTGCTGCGCATGCGCGGCGAGGCGATGCCCGAGCGCACCCCCGTCACGTTGCGACGCGCACTGCGCACCACGCAATGGGACACCACACTGTCGCTCGGCTTCGCCTTCCTGATCAATGCGGCGCTCCTGATTCTCGCGGCCGCGGTGTTCCATGCGAGCGGAAACACCTCGGTGGAATCGCTGGGCGACGCCCACAAGTTGCTCGCGCCGCTGCTGGGCAACCAATGGGCCGGCGTGATGTTTGCCGTCGCACTCCTGGCTTGCGGCCTGAATTCGACAGTCACCGCCACGCTCGCGGGACAGGTCACGATGGAGGGATTCCTCAATTTGAGGATGAAGCCCTGGCAACGTGCGCTTGTCACACGCGCGCTGGCGCTCATCCCCGCACTACTGATCGTCGGACATGGCGGCGAAGCCCAAACAACCAACCTTCTGATCCTCAGTCAGGTTGTGTTGAGCCTGCAATTGCCGTTCGCAGTGATCCCCCTGGTGCGGTTCGCCGGCGATGCAAAGCTGATGGGTGAATGGCGCGTGCGCGGCGCGTTACTGGCAGTCGCCTGGCTCATCGCGGGGACCATTGTCACGCTGAACGGCATTCTGCTTTGGCAGACATTGACCGGACAGGGTTAA
- the aroA gene encoding 3-phosphoshikimate 1-carboxyvinyltransferase, giving the protein METLDLGPYGHAEGTLRLPGSKSISNRVLLLAALSHGTTRVRDLLASDDTQVMLDALATLGVKCTQVGDSRDFIVEGCGGVFPVKVAKLFMGNAGTAIRPLTAALSLSHGDYEVSGVARMHERPIGDLVDGLRQLGAQIDYLGNAGYPPLHIKPADVAAPATPIRVRGDVSSQFLTALLLTLPLLPSATGEIVVEVEGELISKPYIDITLRLLRRFGIDVQQDGWSRFTLPAADAKGAKYRSPGEIRVEGDASSASYFLAAGAIGGGPMRVEGVGRDSIQGDVRFVDALAAMGARVTLHDDAIEVHGIDTPSGKLRAVDMDFNHIPDAAMTIAVAALFADGTTTLRNVASWRVKETDRLAAMAIELRKVGATVEEGADYLRVTPPASLTPNAAIDTYDDHRMAMCFSLVSLGGVPVTINDPKCVAKTFPTYFAEFARVAS; this is encoded by the coding sequence ATGGAAACGCTCGATCTCGGCCCCTACGGCCACGCCGAAGGCACGCTGCGCTTGCCCGGCTCGAAAAGTATCTCGAACCGCGTACTGCTACTCGCAGCGCTGTCGCACGGCACGACTCGCGTGCGCGATCTGCTGGCTTCGGACGATACGCAGGTCATGCTCGATGCATTGGCGACGCTTGGCGTCAAATGCACGCAAGTCGGCGACTCGCGCGATTTCATCGTCGAGGGGTGTGGTGGTGTGTTTCCGGTGAAGGTGGCCAAGCTGTTCATGGGCAATGCCGGTACGGCGATTCGTCCGTTGACCGCGGCATTGTCACTGAGCCACGGTGACTATGAAGTCTCGGGCGTGGCGCGTATGCACGAGCGCCCGATCGGCGATCTGGTCGACGGGTTGCGTCAACTTGGCGCGCAGATCGACTATCTCGGCAACGCCGGTTATCCCCCGTTGCACATCAAGCCAGCCGACGTGGCGGCACCCGCGACGCCAATTCGCGTGCGGGGAGACGTGTCGAGTCAGTTCCTGACGGCATTGTTGCTCACATTGCCGTTGCTGCCTTCGGCGACCGGTGAGATTGTCGTCGAGGTCGAGGGCGAGTTGATTTCCAAGCCGTATATCGACATCACGTTGCGGCTGCTCAGGCGTTTTGGCATCGACGTGCAGCAGGACGGCTGGTCGCGCTTCACTCTGCCGGCGGCAGATGCGAAGGGGGCGAAGTATCGGAGCCCGGGCGAAATCCGGGTCGAGGGCGACGCGTCGTCGGCGTCCTATTTCCTCGCTGCCGGCGCGATCGGTGGTGGCCCGATGCGTGTCGAGGGCGTTGGCCGCGACAGTATTCAGGGCGATGTGCGATTTGTCGATGCGCTTGCGGCAATGGGCGCGCGCGTCACCCTGCACGACGATGCCATCGAAGTGCACGGTATCGATACGCCGAGCGGCAAGCTGCGGGCGGTCGACATGGACTTCAATCACATTCCCGACGCCGCGATGACGATTGCCGTCGCCGCGCTCTTCGCCGATGGCACCACAACGCTGCGCAATGTGGCGAGTTGGCGTGTGAAGGAGACGGATCGTCTGGCCGCCATGGCCATCGAATTGCGCAAGGTCGGTGCGACGGTGGAAGAGGGCGCGGACTATCTGCGAGTCACGCCGCCGGCGTCGCTCACGCCGAATGCGGCGATCGACACCTACGACGATCATCGTATGGCGATGTGTTTTTCGCTCGTCAGTCTGGGGGGCGTGCCGGTGACGATCAACGATCCGAAGTGTGTTGCGAAGACGTTCCCGACGTACTTCGCCGAGTTCGCGCGCGTCGCGTCGTAG
- a CDS encoding prephenate dehydrogenase: MSLNKLVICGVGLIGGSLARALKAAGTVKEVVGVGRSEASLARACELGVIDRAAVSMADAVAGADVVVLAAPVAQTPALFAAIRPHLVGHTIVTDAGSTKTDAVTAAKAALGDEAWRFVPGHPIAGAELSGVDAAKVDLYRDRRVVLCPQPANRSEDVALVRAMWEATGARVSEMSETQHDRVFASVSHLPHVLSYALIAQILEAPDAALKFGFAGGGFRDFTRIAASNPEMWRDICVANREALLAELDGYLATLGTLRELIDAGDGAGLEAVFARTSQARTDWAKQQEK, from the coding sequence ATGAGTCTGAATAAACTCGTCATCTGCGGCGTGGGACTGATTGGCGGTTCGCTGGCGCGTGCGCTCAAAGCCGCAGGGACGGTGAAGGAAGTCGTCGGTGTCGGACGTAGCGAAGCGTCGCTCGCCAGAGCCTGTGAGCTTGGCGTGATCGATCGCGCCGCCGTGTCGATGGCCGATGCTGTGGCAGGTGCTGACGTGGTGGTGCTCGCGGCGCCGGTGGCGCAGACGCCGGCCTTGTTCGCGGCGATCCGTCCGCATCTTGTCGGTCATACGATCGTGACCGACGCCGGCAGCACGAAGACGGATGCCGTGACGGCCGCGAAGGCAGCCTTGGGCGACGAGGCCTGGCGCTTCGTGCCGGGGCATCCGATTGCCGGGGCGGAGTTGTCGGGTGTCGACGCCGCGAAGGTCGATCTGTATCGCGACCGGCGCGTCGTGCTTTGTCCGCAGCCGGCCAATCGCAGCGAAGATGTCGCTCTCGTGCGCGCGATGTGGGAAGCGACCGGCGCGCGTGTCTCAGAAATGTCCGAGACGCAACACGACCGAGTTTTCGCCTCGGTGAGTCACTTGCCACACGTGCTGTCGTATGCGCTCATTGCGCAGATTCTCGAAGCCCCCGACGCCGCATTGAAATTCGGTTTCGCTGGGGGCGGTTTTCGCGACTTCACACGTATCGCCGCATCGAATCCGGAAATGTGGCGCGATATCTGTGTGGCCAATCGCGAGGCGTTGCTTGCCGAACTCGATGGCTATCTCGCCACGCTCGGTACGCTGCGTGAATTGATCGATGCTGGCGATGGTGCCGGCCTCGAGGCCGTGTTCGCGCGCACCAGTCAGGCGCGAACGGACTGGGCCAAGCAACAGGAAAAGTAA
- the pheA gene encoding prephenate dehydratase, translating to MDDDLNASLRPLREKIDAIDAQLLKLLNQRAAVALEVGEVKKRFGAPVFRPERELQVISRLQQANDGPLYGDNLASIWREIMSASRALEKVMTVAYLGPAGTYSEQAAFAYFGQSVKGLPCPSLDEVFRAVEAGSADFGVVPVENSTEGVVSRTLDLLLQSPLTIGGEVALPIHHNLMSQSGTLDGVTRICSHAQSLAQCQHWLTAHFPQLERQAVSSNAEAARMASADPAVAAIAGDSAATQYGLQIAFSHVQDDPHNRTRFVVVGTQDPAPSGHDQTSLILSVPNRAGAVVALLEPLANNGVSMTRFESRPAKSGAWEYYFYVDFEGHRDDPNVAKALDVLRQNAAYCKVLGSYPRSA from the coding sequence ATGGATGATGATCTGAACGCATCGTTGCGCCCCTTGCGCGAGAAAATCGATGCTATCGACGCGCAGCTTTTGAAGCTGCTCAATCAACGTGCGGCCGTCGCCCTGGAAGTGGGCGAGGTCAAGAAGCGTTTCGGTGCGCCGGTGTTCCGGCCCGAGCGCGAATTGCAGGTTATTTCCCGACTGCAACAAGCCAACGACGGCCCACTGTATGGCGACAATCTGGCGTCGATCTGGCGCGAGATCATGTCCGCCAGCCGTGCGCTCGAGAAGGTCATGACCGTTGCCTATCTTGGCCCGGCGGGAACCTACAGCGAACAGGCAGCCTTCGCCTACTTCGGACAGAGTGTGAAGGGTTTGCCGTGCCCGTCGCTCGACGAGGTGTTTCGTGCCGTCGAGGCCGGGAGTGCGGACTTCGGGGTCGTGCCGGTCGAGAACTCGACCGAGGGCGTCGTCTCCCGCACGCTGGACCTGCTGTTGCAGAGTCCGCTGACGATCGGCGGTGAAGTCGCCCTGCCGATTCACCATAATCTGATGTCGCAGTCGGGCACGCTCGACGGCGTGACACGCATCTGTTCGCATGCGCAGTCGCTTGCGCAGTGTCAGCACTGGTTGACGGCGCATTTTCCGCAACTGGAGCGTCAGGCGGTATCGAGCAATGCCGAAGCGGCGCGCATGGCGTCGGCCGATCCGGCGGTTGCCGCCATCGCGGGCGACTCGGCAGCGACCCAGTACGGGCTGCAAATCGCGTTTTCCCATGTCCAGGACGATCCGCATAACCGCACGCGTTTCGTTGTGGTCGGCACGCAGGACCCGGCGCCTAGCGGTCACGATCAGACCTCGCTGATTTTGTCTGTCCCGAATCGCGCTGGCGCGGTGGTCGCGTTGCTGGAGCCGCTCGCGAACAACGGGGTGTCGATGACGCGCTTCGAATCGCGCCCGGCCAAGAGCGGTGCGTGGGAGTACTACTTCTACGTCGACTTCGAAGGGCATCGCGACGATCCGAACGTCGCCAAAGCGCTCGACGTGCTGCGTCAGAATGCGGCCTACTGCAAAGTGCTCGGGTCCTACCCGCGCTCCGCGTGA
- the serC gene encoding 3-phosphoserine/phosphohydroxythreonine transaminase: MTRAFNFSAGPAALPAEVLTQAAEEMLDWHGAGMGVMEMSHRGREFMSILAQAQADLRELLAVPENYRILFMQGGALAENAIIPMNLLGGERAAERRTADYVVTGSWSVKSQKEARKYCDVNIAASTEADKFTRLPKMDEWQLSKDPAYVHICTNETIHGVEYFWTPDLAAAGLPNAPLVADVSSHILSRPMDVSKFGVMYGGAQKNIGPSGLTLVIVRDDLLGRSLPVTPSAFDWKIVAENDSMFNTPPTYAIYIAGLVFQWLKRQGGLAAMDAQNKAKAELLYGYLDGSDFYRTSVEKDCRSRMNVPFFLHDDALNETFLAGARERGLLQLKGHKSVGGMRASIYNAMPLAGVEALVDYLREFERSHG; encoded by the coding sequence ATGACGCGCGCTTTCAATTTTTCCGCCGGTCCGGCGGCGCTGCCTGCTGAAGTGCTCACGCAGGCGGCCGAGGAAATGCTTGATTGGCATGGGGCCGGCATGGGCGTGATGGAGATGAGCCATCGCGGACGCGAGTTCATGAGCATTCTGGCGCAGGCGCAGGCGGATCTGCGCGAGTTGCTGGCGGTGCCCGAGAACTACCGGATCTTGTTCATGCAAGGCGGGGCGCTGGCGGAAAACGCCATCATCCCGATGAACTTGCTGGGCGGTGAGCGCGCCGCAGAGCGACGGACGGCGGACTACGTCGTGACCGGCTCGTGGTCGGTCAAATCGCAGAAGGAGGCGCGCAAGTATTGTGACGTCAACATCGCGGCGAGTACCGAGGCGGACAAGTTCACGCGACTGCCGAAGATGGACGAATGGCAGTTGTCGAAGGACCCGGCATACGTCCACATCTGCACGAACGAGACGATTCACGGCGTCGAATATTTCTGGACGCCGGATCTGGCAGCGGCCGGATTGCCGAACGCGCCGCTCGTGGCCGACGTCTCGTCGCACATTCTTTCGCGTCCGATGGACGTGTCGAAGTTTGGCGTGATGTACGGCGGTGCGCAGAAGAATATCGGCCCTTCGGGCCTGACGCTCGTTATCGTGCGCGATGATTTGCTCGGTCGTTCGTTGCCTGTCACGCCCAGCGCATTCGACTGGAAGATCGTGGCCGAGAACGACTCGATGTTCAACACGCCGCCGACTTACGCGATTTACATCGCAGGTCTCGTGTTCCAGTGGCTCAAGCGTCAGGGCGGTTTGGCTGCCATGGACGCGCAGAACAAAGCGAAGGCCGAGCTGCTGTACGGCTATCTGGATGGCAGCGATTTTTACCGGACTTCGGTAGAGAAGGACTGCCGCTCACGTATGAACGTGCCGTTTTTCCTGCACGACGATGCATTGAACGAGACCTTCCTGGCCGGTGCTCGCGAGCGCGGCCTGCTGCAACTCAAGGGCCACAAGTCCGTGGGGGGTATGCGTGCCTCGATCTATAACGCGATGCCGCTAGCCGGTGTTGAAGCGCTGGTCGACTATCTGCGCGAATTCGAGCGCAGCCACGGCTGA
- a CDS encoding DUF2059 domain-containing protein translates to MQRNVKKWMWLLLAAPAMAMAQQSAPLDADKKAAIKDLLDAIDSNKLVAAIGDGAQQQARQVSIGVLQEQLETNKTLSDAQKQAIVPVLQQNAVPKLVESAGKVFTTDAFKNDAVQAQYNAYGKYYSTEEIKGLTAFYKSPVGQKYIKVQDQVGQEVVGSLMQKYGPQSTEASRKQADAEIAAAAKSAPKAPAKK, encoded by the coding sequence ATGCAACGCAACGTCAAGAAGTGGATGTGGCTGCTGCTCGCAGCCCCGGCAATGGCAATGGCCCAGCAGAGCGCCCCGCTCGACGCCGACAAGAAGGCAGCCATCAAGGATCTGCTCGACGCCATCGATTCGAACAAGCTCGTTGCCGCCATTGGCGATGGCGCTCAGCAGCAAGCTCGTCAAGTGTCGATTGGCGTGCTGCAGGAGCAACTCGAAACGAACAAGACGTTGAGCGACGCGCAGAAGCAGGCCATCGTGCCGGTTCTGCAGCAGAACGCCGTGCCGAAGCTGGTGGAAAGCGCTGGTAAGGTTTTCACCACCGACGCGTTTAAGAACGACGCGGTGCAGGCGCAGTACAACGCCTACGGCAAGTACTACTCGACCGAAGAAATCAAGGGGTTGACGGCGTTTTACAAGAGCCCGGTTGGCCAGAAGTACATCAAGGTGCAAGATCAGGTCGGCCAGGAAGTGGTTGGCAGCCTGATGCAAAAGTACGGCCCGCAATCGACGGAAGCGTCGAGAAAGCAGGCTGACGCCGAGATTGCCGCCGCTGCCAAGTCGGCACCGAAGGCACCGGCTAAGAAGTAA
- the gyrA gene encoding DNA gyrase subunit A, translating to MDQFAKETLPISLEEEMRRSYLDYAMSVIVGRALPDVRDGLKPVHRRALFAMHELNNDWNRAYKKSARIVGDVIGKYHPHGDASVYDTIVRMAQPFSLRYMLVDGQGNFGSVDGDNAAAMRYTEVRMAKIGHELLADIDKETVDFGPNYDGSEKEPLILPARIPNLLLNGSSGIAVGMATNIPPHNLNEVVDACLHVLQNPDATVDELIEIIPAPDFPTAGIIYGISGVREGYRTGRGRVVMRAKTHFEDIDRGQRVAIIVDELPYQVNKRSLLERIAELVNEKRLEGISDIRDESDKSGMRVVIELKRGEVPEVVLNNLYKHTQLQDTFGMNMVALVDGQPKLLNLREMLVHFLAHRREVITRRTVYELRRARERGHVLEGLAVALANIDDFIAIIKAAPTPPIAKAALMEKAWDSSVVRDMLSRAETESLGGREAFRPEGLDPAVGMQADGMYRLSETQAQEILQMRLQRLTGLEQDKIVSEYKDVMAQIADLLDILARPARVTAIISEELTAVRAEFGDARRSTIEHNATELDTEDLITPQDMVVTLSHSGYIKSMPLSEYRAQKRGGRGKQAAATKDDDWIDTLFIANTHDTILCFSNRGRVYWIKVYEVPQGSRNSRGRPIVNMFPLQDGEKINVVLPVKEYTEDRFVFMATSLGTVKKTPLAAFSRPLKKGIIAVNLDDGDVLIGAAITDGAHDVMLFSDSGKAVRFDENDVRPMGREARGVRGMQLEDGQTVIALLVAENEQQSVLTATENGYGKRTSITEYTRHGRGTKGMIAIQTSERNGRVVAATLVEPDDEIMLITTGGVLIRTRVSEIREMGRATQGVTLISLDEGTTLSGLQRIVESDAEVAEAAENGDAQKSDDETPEADVTE from the coding sequence ATGGATCAGTTCGCCAAAGAAACTCTCCCGATTTCGCTCGAAGAAGAAATGCGGCGGTCGTATCTCGATTACGCCATGAGCGTGATCGTCGGCCGCGCTTTGCCGGACGTGCGTGATGGCCTGAAGCCAGTTCATCGCCGCGCACTGTTCGCCATGCACGAGCTGAACAACGACTGGAACCGGGCGTACAAGAAATCGGCGCGTATCGTCGGTGACGTCATCGGTAAATACCACCCGCACGGCGACGCCTCTGTATACGACACCATCGTTCGTATGGCCCAGCCGTTCTCGCTGCGTTATATGCTGGTGGACGGCCAAGGCAACTTCGGGTCGGTCGACGGCGACAACGCCGCTGCAATGCGATACACCGAAGTGCGCATGGCCAAGATCGGCCATGAGTTGCTTGCGGACATCGACAAGGAAACCGTCGACTTCGGTCCGAACTACGACGGCAGCGAAAAAGAACCGCTCATTCTGCCCGCCCGTATCCCGAACCTGCTGCTCAATGGCTCGTCGGGGATTGCCGTTGGCATGGCGACGAACATCCCGCCGCATAACCTGAACGAAGTCGTGGACGCCTGTCTGCACGTGCTGCAGAACCCGGACGCCACGGTCGACGAACTCATCGAGATCATTCCGGCGCCGGACTTCCCGACCGCCGGCATCATCTACGGCATTTCCGGTGTGCGAGAGGGCTATCGCACCGGCCGTGGCCGTGTCGTGATGCGAGCAAAGACTCACTTCGAGGATATCGACCGCGGTCAGCGCGTGGCGATCATCGTCGACGAGTTGCCGTACCAGGTTAACAAGCGCTCACTGCTCGAGCGCATTGCCGAACTGGTCAACGAGAAGCGTCTCGAGGGTATTTCCGATATCCGCGACGAGTCCGACAAGAGCGGTATGCGTGTCGTGATCGAACTCAAGCGCGGCGAAGTGCCTGAGGTCGTTCTCAACAACCTCTATAAGCACACGCAACTGCAAGACACGTTCGGCATGAACATGGTGGCGCTGGTCGACGGCCAGCCGAAGCTGCTGAACCTGCGCGAAATGCTGGTGCACTTCCTCGCGCACCGTCGCGAAGTGATTACTCGCCGCACGGTCTATGAGCTGCGGCGTGCTCGTGAACGCGGCCATGTGCTCGAAGGTCTGGCGGTAGCACTCGCTAACATCGATGACTTCATCGCGATCATCAAGGCAGCGCCGACGCCGCCGATCGCGAAGGCTGCGTTGATGGAGAAGGCGTGGGATTCGTCGGTCGTGCGCGACATGTTGTCGCGTGCCGAGACCGAGTCGCTGGGTGGACGCGAAGCGTTCCGGCCAGAGGGGCTCGACCCCGCCGTCGGCATGCAGGCGGACGGTATGTACCGTCTGTCGGAGACGCAGGCGCAGGAAATCCTGCAGATGCGTCTGCAACGCCTGACCGGCCTGGAGCAGGACAAGATCGTCTCCGAGTACAAGGACGTGATGGCACAGATCGCCGACCTGCTCGACATTCTGGCGCGTCCCGCCCGTGTGACGGCCATCATCAGCGAAGAGCTGACGGCGGTGCGCGCGGAGTTTGGCGATGCTCGTCGTTCGACCATCGAGCACAACGCGACCGAACTCGATACGGAAGATCTGATCACCCCGCAGGATATGGTGGTGACGCTGTCGCATTCGGGCTACATCAAGTCGATGCCGTTGTCCGAGTATCGTGCGCAAAAGCGTGGCGGGCGCGGCAAGCAAGCGGCAGCCACGAAGGACGACGACTGGATCGACACGCTGTTCATCGCGAATACGCACGACACGATCCTTTGCTTCTCGAACCGTGGCCGCGTGTACTGGATCAAGGTCTATGAAGTCCCGCAGGGATCGCGGAACTCGCGCGGGCGTCCGATCGTCAATATGTTCCCGTTGCAGGACGGCGAGAAGATCAACGTGGTGCTGCCGGTCAAGGAGTACACGGAGGATCGCTTCGTGTTCATGGCAACGAGCCTGGGCACGGTCAAGAAGACGCCGCTCGCGGCTTTCAGCCGTCCGCTCAAGAAGGGCATCATCGCCGTGAACCTCGATGATGGCGACGTGCTGATCGGCGCCGCCATCACCGACGGTGCACACGATGTCATGTTGTTCTCGGACAGCGGCAAGGCGGTGCGCTTCGACGAAAACGACGTGCGTCCGATGGGGCGCGAGGCTCGCGGCGTTCGCGGCATGCAGCTCGAAGACGGTCAAACGGTCATCGCGCTGCTGGTCGCCGAGAACGAACAGCAGTCGGTGCTCACGGCCACCGAAAACGGCTACGGCAAGCGCACGTCGATCACCGAATATACGCGCCATGGCCGTGGCACTAAGGGTATGATTGCGATCCAGACGAGCGAGCGCAACGGCCGGGTGGTCGCGGCGACGCTGGTTGAGCCGGATGACGAGATCATGCTGATCACGACTGGCGGGGTACTGATCCGGACGCGTGTGTCGGAAATTCGCGAAATGGGTCGGGCCACGCAAGGGGTGACGCTGATCAGCCTGGACGAAGGCACGACGCTCTCAGGCCTGCAACGCATCGTTGAGTCCGACGCCGAAGTTGCCGAGGCTGCCGAGAATGGCGACGCCCAGAAGAGCGACGACGAGACGCCGGAAGCGGATGTCACGGAGTAA
- the ompA gene encoding outer membrane protein OmpA, whose amino-acid sequence MNKFAKLAIVAATAVMAASAMAQNYVQTAPGPIAASKQAVNDNWVNGSGEWVWKNGSDELCWRDAYWTPATANAKCDGSIIAQAPAPAPTPVPVAPVSQKVTYQADALFDFDKAILKPEGKAKLDDLAGKVQALNLEVVVATGYTDRIGSDKYNDRLSLRRAQAVKAYLVSKGVEANRVYTEGKGKRNPVTTGCNQKNRGQLIKCLAPDRRVEVEVVGTNK is encoded by the coding sequence ATGAATAAATTCGCTAAGCTCGCGATCGTTGCAGCTACCGCAGTGATGGCTGCTTCGGCTATGGCCCAAAACTACGTCCAGACCGCTCCGGGCCCGATCGCGGCCTCGAAGCAAGCCGTCAACGACAACTGGGTGAACGGCAGCGGCGAGTGGGTTTGGAAGAACGGCTCGGACGAACTCTGCTGGCGCGATGCCTATTGGACCCCGGCCACGGCCAATGCCAAGTGCGATGGCTCGATCATCGCTCAGGCGCCGGCTCCGGCACCGACCCCGGTTCCGGTGGCTCCGGTCTCGCAGAAGGTGACCTATCAGGCTGACGCTTTGTTCGATTTCGACAAGGCTATCCTGAAGCCGGAAGGCAAGGCCAAGCTGGATGACCTGGCTGGCAAGGTTCAGGCTCTGAACCTCGAAGTCGTGGTTGCCACGGGCTACACCGACCGCATTGGCTCGGACAAGTACAACGACCGTCTGTCGCTGCGTCGCGCTCAAGCTGTGAAGGCCTACCTGGTCAGCAAGGGCGTCGAAGCCAACCGCGTGTACACCGAAGGCAAGGGCAAGCGTAACCCGGTGACGACTGGTTGCAACCAGAAGAACCGCGGTCAGCTGATCAAGTGCCTGGCACCGGATCGTCGCGTGGAAGTCGAAGTCGTCGGCACGAACAAGTAA